The proteins below are encoded in one region of Micromonospora yangpuensis:
- a CDS encoding tyrosine-type recombinase/integrase translates to MKGSTFKRCGCRDTTGRRLGRSCPDLRRPGGGWSRNHGQWHWQIDLPARANGTRRTLRHGPYPTQTDADTILDRIRAALAVPDPTDPHATTKTGDLIETAVKTGAPVPTPDQVRRTLHLDITPTELPTMAVYLTDWLAGRQSIKKGTVRSYEGHIRLHLIPHLGHLRIDRLRPGHIDAMYEAIAERNTTIATMRASRDQAKRDQVKNQRVVGPRTMHLIHATLRKALNDAMRRHRYLDINPALLVELPAARAPKPTVWTDQRVKTWRDTGKTPSPVMIWTPEHTGRFLDHTHDAGDRLYALYHLITFTGLRRGEACGLHWDDLDLDAKTLTVRWQLVQHGWATTIDTPKTTDSEATIALDTETITVLRAHRARQHRERLAAGAAWTKTGLVFTTPTGGRLHPADVTDHFHHLATQAGLPPIRLHDLRHGAATMGLAAGIQMKVISNRLRHSNPHFTATFYGDVLPELSHAAAEATAAIVPRRGGTARPA, encoded by the coding sequence GTGAAAGGCTCCACGTTCAAACGCTGCGGCTGCCGCGACACCACGGGCCGGCGGCTGGGACGCTCCTGCCCTGATCTGCGCCGGCCCGGCGGCGGCTGGTCCCGCAACCACGGCCAATGGCACTGGCAGATCGACCTACCCGCCCGCGCCAACGGCACCCGCCGCACACTGCGCCACGGCCCCTACCCCACCCAAACCGACGCCGACACCATCCTCGACCGTATCCGCGCCGCCCTCGCCGTACCCGACCCCACCGACCCTCACGCCACAACCAAAACCGGCGACCTCATCGAAACCGCCGTCAAGACCGGCGCACCCGTCCCCACCCCCGACCAGGTCCGCCGGACCCTGCACCTCGACATCACCCCCACCGAACTGCCCACCATGGCCGTATATCTCACCGACTGGCTCGCCGGCCGCCAGAGCATCAAGAAAGGCACCGTCCGCTCCTACGAAGGCCACATCCGCCTACACCTCATCCCGCACCTCGGGCACCTGCGCATCGACCGGCTCCGGCCCGGTCACATCGACGCCATGTACGAGGCCATCGCCGAACGCAACACCACCATCGCCACCATGCGCGCCAGCCGCGACCAAGCGAAACGCGACCAGGTCAAGAACCAGCGGGTCGTCGGACCGAGGACCATGCACCTCATCCACGCCACCCTCCGCAAGGCCCTCAACGACGCCATGCGCCGCCACCGCTACCTCGACATCAACCCCGCCCTGCTGGTCGAGCTACCCGCCGCCCGAGCACCCAAGCCCACCGTCTGGACCGACCAACGCGTCAAAACTTGGCGTGACACCGGCAAGACCCCCAGCCCGGTCATGATCTGGACCCCCGAACACACCGGCCGATTCCTCGACCACACCCACGACGCAGGCGACCGCCTCTACGCCCTCTACCACCTCATCACCTTCACCGGCCTCCGCCGAGGCGAAGCCTGCGGCCTGCACTGGGACGACCTCGACCTCGACGCCAAAACCCTCACCGTCCGCTGGCAACTCGTCCAACACGGCTGGGCCACCACCATCGACACCCCCAAAACCACCGACAGCGAAGCCACCATCGCCCTCGACACCGAAACCATCACCGTCCTACGTGCCCACCGTGCCCGGCAACACCGCGAACGCCTCGCCGCCGGAGCAGCCTGGACCAAGACCGGACTGGTCTTCACCACCCCCACCGGAGGACGGCTCCACCCCGCCGACGTCACCGACCACTTCCACCACCTCGCCACCCAAGCCGGCCTACCACCCATCCGACTCCACGACCTCCGCCACGGCGCCGCCACCATGGGCCTCGCCGCCGGCATCCAGATGAAAGTCATCTCCAACCGACTCCGCCACTCCAACCCACACTTCACCGCCACCTTCTACGGCGACGTCCTCCCCGAACTCTCACACGCCGCCGCAGAAGCAACAGCCGCCATCGTCCCCCGACGCGGAGGCACCGCAAGGCCGGCCTAG
- a CDS encoding DUF2637 domain-containing protein, which produces MLAIGGAAGAASFTHVHNVAAAHGQPGWLAWADAIVLELMSIASGLELRRRKRAQVSTVFPGTVLACAVTLSLAAQVVEAEPSPIGWTAAAVPALGFLVMVKIALGYTNTPPQPTPAGTHPSTARPADQPIATTSQRAADRTDAQPTLPTGDRRLPARTVHDTSNDHPHTGPDHPRTGGPVRRQQPPRRGPSTHPTDTDVLLLVARRAQEDLAAEGRPLTRAALATVLRATGHTVSNTRASQLLKILKADQAPPAPTTDRQTPELAGRSTPPTAPEPATPTTSRTSAPLPPQSGDPTP; this is translated from the coding sequence ATGTTGGCGATCGGTGGGGCGGCGGGTGCGGCCAGCTTCACCCATGTCCACAACGTCGCCGCCGCTCATGGTCAGCCGGGGTGGTTGGCGTGGGCGGACGCGATCGTGCTGGAGCTGATGTCCATCGCGTCCGGTCTGGAACTGCGCCGCCGCAAACGAGCCCAGGTCTCAACAGTGTTCCCGGGGACGGTGCTGGCCTGCGCGGTGACGCTGTCGCTCGCGGCGCAGGTCGTGGAGGCCGAGCCGTCACCGATCGGCTGGACCGCCGCGGCCGTGCCCGCGCTCGGCTTCCTGGTCATGGTCAAGATCGCCCTCGGCTACACCAACACCCCACCCCAACCCACACCAGCCGGAACGCACCCGTCCACCGCCCGACCAGCAGACCAGCCCATCGCCACCACAAGCCAGCGCGCGGCGGACCGCACCGACGCCCAGCCCACCCTGCCGACCGGGGACCGGCGTCTGCCCGCGCGGACCGTCCACGACACCAGCAACGACCACCCGCACACCGGACCGGACCACCCCCGGACCGGGGGACCGGTCCGCCGGCAACAGCCGCCCCGGCGCGGACCGTCCACCCACCCCACCGACACCGACGTCCTGCTGCTGGTCGCCAGGCGCGCCCAGGAGGACCTCGCCGCCGAGGGCCGGCCGCTCACCCGTGCCGCCCTGGCCACCGTCCTTCGCGCCACCGGTCACACCGTGTCCAACACCCGCGCATCCCAGCTACTGAAGATCCTCAAAGCCGACCAGGCCCCACCAGCCCCCACCACCGACCGGCAGACTCCCGAACTCGCCGGCCGCAGCACCCCGCCGACAGCACCAGAACCCGCCACACCTACCACCTCGCGTACCTCTGCACCGCTTCCACCGCAGTCAGGAGACCCCACCCCATGA
- a CDS encoding replication-relaxation family protein translates to MDDPVLRVQSQLTARDRVLLGWLYDHGVLTSFQIAHALFPSLDFCQRRLRTLYRLRLVARFRPQRADGGSYPYHYVIDQLGAEVVAAGRDERPPRRDHARVERRRWTSSRTLEHRLGVNGFLTDLAGYARTHPDVRLGEWLSEAACRRSGVFTRPGDPALVRAYQPRVRPDGYGLWVVRGGRVPFFLEYDTGGEPLSVLTGKLAGYREWFAALGRAWPVLFWLHSAARERNLRRMWAETPPLVPVATGARDHATTAGLCPADAVWAVAGDGGQRSTLADLSAWVLDDRDPTEEAA, encoded by the coding sequence GTGGATGATCCGGTCCTTCGGGTCCAGTCCCAACTGACCGCCCGTGACCGTGTGCTGCTGGGCTGGCTCTACGACCACGGAGTGTTGACCTCGTTCCAGATCGCGCACGCCCTGTTCCCCTCCCTGGATTTCTGTCAGCGGCGGTTGCGGACGTTGTACCGGTTGCGATTGGTGGCGAGGTTCCGCCCCCAGCGCGCTGACGGTGGCTCGTACCCGTATCACTACGTCATCGACCAGCTCGGCGCGGAGGTCGTCGCCGCCGGCCGCGACGAGCGTCCGCCCCGGCGTGATCACGCCCGCGTCGAGCGGCGCCGTTGGACGTCCAGCCGCACCCTGGAGCACCGCCTCGGGGTGAACGGCTTTCTCACCGATCTCGCCGGCTACGCCCGTACCCATCCTGATGTCCGGTTGGGGGAGTGGTTGTCGGAGGCGGCGTGCCGTCGGTCGGGGGTGTTCACCCGGCCGGGGGATCCAGCTCTGGTACGCGCCTACCAGCCTCGTGTGCGTCCGGACGGCTATGGCCTGTGGGTGGTGCGGGGTGGCCGCGTGCCGTTCTTTCTGGAGTACGACACCGGTGGTGAGCCGCTGTCAGTGTTGACCGGAAAGCTGGCCGGCTACCGGGAGTGGTTCGCCGCGCTGGGGCGGGCGTGGCCGGTGTTGTTCTGGCTGCACTCCGCCGCCCGGGAACGCAACCTACGCCGAATGTGGGCCGAGACGCCACCGCTGGTGCCGGTGGCTACCGGTGCCCGCGACCACGCCACGACGGCGGGCCTGTGCCCCGCTGACGCGGTGTGGGCGGTCGCTGGCGACGGCGGGCAGCGGTCCACGCTGGCTGACCTGTCGGCCTGGGTCCTCGACGACCGTGACCCGACCGAGGAGGCGGCATGA